From the genome of Clostridium sp. BNL1100, one region includes:
- a CDS encoding CpaF/VirB11 family protein: MSRKKHGDMGQQPVPVPSETTEKSRTVSMAGNQSLFFSSSGAREFGSVLREVQEYISSHYAGLITDSGAGEMKAQIKRYITKYIQDNRIAVSGMTQPQLVDALYTEMAEFSFLTKYIFGSGIEEIDVNGWDDVEVQYSSGVTKKLDEHFDSPEHAVNVVRRMLHVSGMVLDNASPTVLGHLSKNIRIAVLKAPVVDEDVGVAASIRIVNPQSMQKEDFILGGTATEPMLGFLAECLRYGVSTCVAGATSSGKTTLAGWLLTTIPDGKRIFTIENGSRELALVRRKDGRVCNSVIHTLTRDSENERQRIDQTTLLDMSLRFNPDILVVGEMRGAEANAAQEAARTGVAVLTTIHSNSCEATYRRMVSLCKRAVDMSDETLMAYVTEAYPIVVFCKQLENKARRVMEIMECEILPDGTRNFRPLFRYQIAENRMEDGKFIINGEHGVVQGISPGLQRRFLENGMPQDTLKRIISMGGAAV; the protein is encoded by the coding sequence ATGAGTCGAAAAAAACACGGAGATATGGGACAGCAGCCGGTGCCGGTGCCCTCAGAGACAACTGAAAAATCCCGTACAGTGAGCATGGCAGGCAATCAGAGCCTGTTTTTTTCATCTTCGGGAGCGCGCGAGTTCGGCTCCGTGCTGCGGGAGGTGCAGGAGTATATATCCTCGCATTACGCAGGACTGATTACAGACAGCGGCGCAGGAGAGATGAAGGCACAGATCAAACGGTATATCACCAAATACATTCAGGATAACCGCATTGCAGTCTCCGGCATGACACAGCCGCAGCTGGTGGACGCTCTCTACACCGAAATGGCGGAGTTTTCATTCCTCACCAAGTACATCTTCGGAAGCGGCATCGAGGAAATCGATGTGAACGGGTGGGATGACGTGGAGGTGCAGTACAGCAGCGGCGTCACCAAAAAGCTGGACGAACACTTTGACTCGCCCGAGCATGCCGTTAATGTGGTGCGGCGTATGCTGCATGTTTCCGGCATGGTGCTTGACAACGCCAGCCCCACCGTGTTGGGGCATCTCTCCAAGAACATCCGTATCGCGGTATTAAAAGCGCCGGTGGTGGACGAGGATGTGGGAGTAGCGGCAAGTATCCGTATTGTCAATCCGCAGTCGATGCAAAAGGAGGATTTTATCCTGGGAGGAACCGCAACCGAGCCGATGCTGGGCTTTCTGGCGGAATGCCTGCGTTATGGCGTTTCCACCTGTGTAGCTGGAGCCACCAGCTCTGGGAAAACCACGCTGGCAGGCTGGCTTTTAACCACTATCCCCGATGGAAAACGAATCTTCACGATTGAGAACGGCTCTCGTGAGCTGGCATTGGTGCGCCGGAAGGACGGCAGAGTCTGCAACAGCGTCATCCATACCCTGACCCGCGACAGTGAAAACGAGCGGCAGCGGATCGACCAGACCACCCTGCTGGATATGTCCCTGCGTTTTAACCCCGACATACTGGTTGTTGGAGAGATGCGCGGCGCGGAAGCAAACGCGGCGCAGGAAGCTGCCCGCACTGGCGTGGCAGTTCTGACCACCATCCACTCCAACAGCTGTGAAGCCACCTACCGCAGAATGGTATCTCTTTGCAAGCGCGCCGTCGACATGTCCGACGAAACCCTCATGGCCTATGTAACGGAAGCGTATCCCATTGTGGTGTTCTGCAAGCAGCTCGAAAACAAAGCGCGCCGGGTTATGGAAATCATGGAGTGCGAGATCCTGCCGGACGGCACAAGAAACTTTCGCCCGCTGTTTAGGTATCAGATTGCCGAGAACCGTATGGAGGACGGCAAATTCATCATCAACGGCGAGCATGGTGTGGTACAGGGAATCTCACCCGGACTGCAGAGGCGTTTTCTCGAAAACGGCATGCCGCAGGACACCCTGAAACGAATTATTTCGATGGGAGGTGCCGCGGTATGA
- a CDS encoding A24 family peptidase gives MGADVLLLLQGGFFTVLLAAACLWDIRKRIIPDTLCLCIALVGFLAFEPEKLFGVFAATPFLIAALIWGGMGGGDIKLMAAAGLVLGFHKSMAAMIIGLTALLICHAVYAIIQKLRGRAVQKAYPLAPFLTLGCLAAYFIII, from the coding sequence ATGGGGGCTGATGTGCTGCTCCTCTTGCAGGGCGGTTTTTTCACTGTCCTTCTGGCGGCAGCCTGTCTCTGGGATATCCGAAAACGGATCATTCCAGACACCCTCTGCCTATGCATTGCCCTGGTCGGGTTTCTGGCTTTTGAGCCGGAAAAACTGTTCGGTGTCTTTGCCGCCACGCCGTTTCTAATCGCCGCCCTGATTTGGGGCGGCATGGGCGGCGGGGATATCAAGCTCATGGCGGCGGCCGGGCTGGTGCTGGGCTTTCACAAAAGCATGGCTGCCATGATCATAGGGCTTACGGCCCTGTTGATCTGCCATGCAGTTTATGCCATTATCCAAAAGCTGCGCGGGAGGGCTGTGCAAAAAGCATACCCCCTCGCGCCTTTTTTAACGCTTGGCTGCCTTGCAGCCTATTTTATTATTATATAA
- a CDS encoding DUF3848 domain-containing protein, whose product MDMDRKKLEKKLQEKMEANYRSYIQQLQNKPVSDLIGQAAEIAAVKLVYEELMEACSPDYAEYLIRFENPLELVSNYWLDEQNVAHSEEMGHVLWNIVDKGLGEGDYAIDEAYQPPTLNEGVRLC is encoded by the coding sequence ATGGATATGGATCGAAAAAAATTAGAAAAAAAGCTGCAGGAAAAGATGGAAGCGAACTACCGCTCCTACATCCAGCAGCTCCAGAACAAACCTGTATCCGATCTGATCGGGCAGGCTGCGGAAATCGCCGCGGTGAAGCTGGTGTACGAGGAACTGATGGAAGCATGCAGTCCGGATTACGCAGAATACCTGATCCGCTTTGAAAATCCGCTGGAGTTGGTAAGTAATTACTGGTTGGATGAACAGAATGTGGCGCACAGCGAAGAAATGGGGCACGTCCTCTGGAACATCGTGGACAAGGGGTTGGGAGAGGGTGATTATGCGATAGATGAAGCATATCAGCCGCCAACTCTTAACGAGGGGGTACGCCTATGTTGA
- a CDS encoding AAA family ATPase — translation MMNFIKGSIFTRGKTEPPNEEPEQDVQVLAVWGSPGSGKTTVSVRLAKHLADQKKNVALLLCDMTAPMLPCICPPGDLECERSLGSILAATHVTDMLIRQNCITHKKISYLTVIGMLKGENVFTYPPYTQELATELIDHLRDIAPYIIIDCGSAIAHDILSAVSLLEADTVLRLVNCDLKSISYLSSQLPLLKDQKWDSEKQYKVASNVKSNQAGEHIEQVLGNVAFKIPHSDELENLALCGDLFKDLALKDSRGFRAEIAKIAKEVFNV, via the coding sequence GTGATGAACTTTATAAAAGGAAGTATTTTTACCCGCGGTAAAACAGAACCTCCAAACGAGGAACCAGAGCAGGATGTACAGGTACTGGCGGTATGGGGCAGCCCCGGCAGCGGCAAGACCACGGTCAGTGTGCGCCTTGCCAAGCATCTGGCGGATCAGAAAAAGAATGTGGCACTGCTGCTTTGCGACATGACTGCGCCTATGCTGCCCTGCATCTGCCCACCCGGTGATCTTGAGTGCGAACGATCCCTGGGCAGCATCCTTGCCGCCACCCATGTGACGGATATGCTCATCAGGCAGAACTGCATCACCCACAAGAAGATAAGCTATCTGACGGTCATCGGCATGCTCAAGGGCGAAAATGTGTTTACTTACCCGCCTTATACCCAGGAACTTGCGACAGAGCTGATCGACCATCTGCGGGACATCGCCCCATACATCATCATTGACTGTGGCAGCGCCATCGCCCACGATATCTTGTCGGCGGTTTCCCTGCTGGAGGCTGATACGGTGCTGAGACTGGTAAACTGCGATCTCAAGTCCATAAGCTACCTGTCCAGCCAACTGCCACTCCTCAAGGATCAAAAATGGGATTCGGAGAAGCAGTACAAGGTGGCCTCTAACGTAAAATCAAACCAGGCGGGCGAGCACATCGAGCAGGTGCTGGGCAATGTGGCGTTCAAAATCCCGCATTCGGACGAGCTGGAGAACCTTGCGCTCTGCGGGGATTTGTTTAAGGATCTGGCACTCAAGGACAGCCGCGGCTTTCGTGCGGAGATCGCCAAAATTGCAAAGGAGGTGTTTAATGTATGA
- a CDS encoding DUF6550 family protein: MKLTDKTKKRLTLTGLGVVCVVLVIAISSQFKTEKPVDVPIQPSPTMSGVVNPSAEPPTSAAAPTTKPEVSVSPIDPTATPVVTAGTDTADSSGKDQSLQAEPTKPAAPTEKPTPKPETSTKDTSKAPEYKPEDTVKTEPKEPSGGEKKDGKIYVPGFGWIDDEGGAVDQKTVGGEGDINKQVGDMD; the protein is encoded by the coding sequence ATGAAACTGACAGACAAAACAAAAAAGAGGCTCACCCTAACCGGACTCGGTGTGGTATGCGTAGTCCTTGTCATAGCCATATCCTCGCAATTCAAGACAGAAAAGCCGGTAGATGTGCCAATCCAGCCCTCTCCGACCATGTCGGGGGTAGTCAACCCCAGTGCGGAACCCCCGACATCCGCCGCAGCGCCGACAACGAAACCGGAGGTAAGCGTTTCACCTATTGATCCAACTGCAACACCGGTCGTGACCGCAGGCACGGATACAGCTGATTCCAGCGGTAAGGATCAAAGCCTGCAGGCAGAGCCTACCAAGCCTGCAGCTCCTACAGAAAAACCTACACCCAAGCCGGAAACTTCTACAAAAGATACAAGCAAAGCACCCGAATATAAGCCGGAGGATACGGTAAAAACTGAACCCAAGGAACCTTCAGGTGGTGAGAAAAAAGATGGCAAGATTTATGTCCCCGGATTTGGCTGGATAGACGATGAAGGTGGGGCTGTTGATCAAAAAACAGTAGGTGGTGAAGGTGATATCAATAAACAGGTTGGAGATATGGACTGA
- a CDS encoding SpoVG family protein — MSKPQAAAKTPQESAQTAAGQPMPMKVDVKIGSIRPEGNIRAYASINLNDCFAIRNVRVVDSSKGLFVAMPSYRAGNEYKDICFPVTKEFREQLNNAVIDAYHQALTQSQSQDQPKAADAPPFDQAPEQHSGMQMAGL; from the coding sequence ATGAGTAAACCGCAAGCCGCAGCCAAGACCCCGCAGGAATCTGCACAGACCGCAGCCGGGCAGCCCATGCCCATGAAGGTAGACGTCAAAATCGGTTCCATCCGCCCAGAGGGTAACATCCGGGCCTATGCATCCATTAACCTGAACGACTGCTTCGCCATCCGCAATGTGAGGGTGGTGGACAGCTCCAAAGGATTATTCGTTGCTATGCCCAGCTACCGCGCGGGCAACGAGTACAAGGACATCTGCTTCCCGGTTACCAAGGAATTCAGGGAACAGCTGAATAACGCAGTGATCGATGCCTACCATCAGGCGCTCACCCAAAGCCAGAGTCAAGACCAGCCAAAGGCGGCTGACGCGCCCCCTTTTGATCAAGCGCCGGAGCAGCATTCCGGCATGCAGATGGCGGGACTTTAA
- a CDS encoding YodL domain-containing protein translates to MNSIQIKNNRILYYGNTAGYIEKGRAIVDPMFQTDEMKSYLSEKKGLDVEWKNGTFARLAEGSIDQEGNAQVLKNCRVWQLKPDTDVMMKFIGYDELQKEFGEPDPDNYLVIYDGEVETNDLEELYAKFNLDHPSGYEGHSLSMSDVVELYDESGSSFHYVDRFGFREISFQASEQEQLQGPQMNL, encoded by the coding sequence GTGAACAGTATTCAGATCAAAAATAACCGTATTCTTTACTATGGCAATACCGCTGGCTATATCGAAAAAGGCAGGGCCATTGTCGACCCCATGTTCCAGACCGATGAGATGAAGTCCTATCTTTCAGAAAAGAAAGGATTGGACGTGGAATGGAAAAACGGTACCTTTGCACGGCTGGCGGAAGGCAGCATCGACCAGGAGGGCAATGCGCAGGTACTTAAAAACTGCCGTGTCTGGCAGCTGAAACCCGACACAGACGTCATGATGAAATTCATCGGGTATGACGAGCTGCAAAAAGAGTTCGGGGAACCCGACCCGGACAATTACCTGGTGATTTATGACGGCGAAGTGGAAACCAATGATCTGGAAGAACTGTACGCCAAATTCAACCTTGACCACCCGTCCGGCTATGAGGGGCACAGCCTCTCCATGTCGGATGTGGTGGAATTGTACGATGAATCCGGCAGCTCCTTCCACTATGTCGACCGCTTTGGATTCCGGGAGATTTCATTTCAGGCGTCCGAACAGGAGCAGCTGCAAGGCCCGCAGATGAACCTGTGA
- the cpaB gene encoding Flp pilus assembly protein CpaB, translating into MGFLKNRTMLGVLCIVLSLLICFAITPLFNQSVSQKTNIVRVVKDVKSGAQITKDMVQTVEVGGYNLPEDVIRQSETVVGKYASADLFSGDYILPEKISDVPAAENAYLYSLNGDKQAISVSIKSFAQGLSGKLVSGDIVSVIAPDYKKQGSTVIPPELTYVEVIGVTASTGYDTNSKEPSENTQDETEKQLPATVTLLVSPEQAKILAELETDGKLHLSLIFRGSKENAAQFTELQDKVIETLYPTPAEQRTGQTEQQAAPEASAEPENIAPEAGGE; encoded by the coding sequence ATGGGTTTTCTGAAAAACCGCACAATGCTGGGCGTACTCTGCATCGTGCTTTCTTTACTCATCTGCTTTGCGATCACTCCCCTGTTCAACCAAAGTGTATCGCAGAAAACAAACATTGTCCGGGTGGTCAAGGACGTCAAGTCCGGCGCTCAGATCACAAAGGATATGGTGCAGACCGTGGAGGTCGGCGGCTATAACCTGCCGGAGGACGTGATCCGGCAGAGTGAAACTGTGGTCGGCAAGTATGCGTCAGCGGATCTGTTTTCCGGCGATTACATCCTTCCAGAAAAGATATCCGATGTCCCAGCCGCTGAAAATGCCTATCTCTACAGCTTAAACGGTGACAAGCAGGCCATTTCCGTCAGCATCAAAAGCTTCGCGCAGGGACTGTCCGGTAAGCTGGTTTCAGGGGATATCGTGTCGGTCATCGCCCCGGACTACAAGAAGCAGGGCTCCACCGTAATCCCCCCGGAACTTACTTATGTGGAGGTCATCGGCGTGACCGCCAGCACTGGTTATGACACCAATTCTAAAGAGCCTTCCGAGAATACGCAGGATGAAACCGAAAAGCAGCTTCCCGCCACGGTCACCCTGCTGGTTTCCCCGGAGCAAGCAAAAATCCTCGCGGAACTGGAAACGGACGGCAAACTCCATCTTTCCCTTATCTTTCGCGGAAGCAAAGAGAATGCCGCCCAATTTACCGAACTGCAGGACAAGGTAATCGAAACGCTGTACCCGACTCCCGCGGAGCAGAGAACCGGGCAAACAGAGCAGCAAGCCGCCCCGGAAGCTTCAGCAGAACCCGAAAACATTGCACCGGAAGCCGGAGGTGAGTAA
- a CDS encoding DUF4320 family protein: MLKRLHSKRGEGYIDVAVLVLCVMLVIAVAVSVLPVFVTKNKLDTYATELCREAEIAGRVGSETTLRAQVLTEKTGLNPDISWSKSGKIQLNEEFTVTVTTQADIGLFGGFGSFPVTLQARASGKSEVYWK, translated from the coding sequence ATGTTGAAACGGCTGCACTCCAAACGGGGCGAGGGTTATATCGATGTGGCGGTACTGGTGCTGTGCGTGATGCTGGTCATCGCCGTGGCGGTTAGTGTTTTGCCGGTGTTCGTCACCAAAAATAAGCTGGATACCTATGCCACGGAGCTCTGCCGGGAAGCCGAAATTGCTGGGCGTGTGGGCAGCGAAACGACACTGCGGGCACAGGTACTCACGGAAAAGACCGGCCTGAATCCTGACATCTCATGGTCGAAATCCGGCAAAATCCAACTCAACGAGGAATTTACAGTGACGGTGACTACACAGGCGGATATCGGTCTGTTCGGAGGATTCGGGAGTTTTCCTGTCACTCTCCAGGCTCGTGCCAGCGGAAAAAGTGAGGTATACTGGAAATGA
- a CDS encoding membrane protein yields the protein MTTVLLFACVGMIIGAFLLFGITPLEFTDGLFGFLTRKNKSIKAEINETTHRKKTGYLRREVTEVQEILKITGRSKRFSMVCAASLLLFAVGASLAILLGNVFLVPVLAVGLMFLPFWIIRLTATHYKKSVAAELETALSIITTAYLRNEDILTAVEESAQYLNPPVRNVFTEFLAQTKLIDPDVETALHAMKPKIQNEVFHEWIDAICACLYDRSLKTTLTPIVSKLSDMRIVNAELEFLVSEPRKEFIIMAILVIGNIPVMYMLNRDWYHTLMYTAVGQIILAVCGAAIFISMAFVIKLTRPIEYKR from the coding sequence ATGACCACTGTTTTACTTTTCGCCTGTGTCGGTATGATTATCGGCGCCTTTTTACTGTTTGGGATCACACCGTTGGAGTTTACCGATGGGTTGTTCGGTTTTCTGACCCGGAAAAACAAGAGCATCAAGGCGGAGATCAATGAAACGACCCACCGGAAAAAGACCGGCTACCTGCGCCGTGAAGTTACAGAGGTGCAGGAAATTCTAAAAATCACCGGCCGAAGCAAGCGATTCTCCATGGTCTGCGCCGCCTCACTTTTACTGTTTGCGGTGGGCGCAAGCCTCGCCATCCTTCTGGGCAATGTGTTCCTCGTGCCGGTGCTTGCGGTGGGGCTTATGTTTCTGCCCTTCTGGATCATCCGGCTGACGGCGACGCATTACAAAAAGAGCGTAGCGGCGGAACTGGAAACGGCGCTCTCCATCATCACCACGGCGTACCTGCGAAATGAGGATATCCTGACGGCAGTGGAAGAAAGCGCACAGTACCTGAATCCGCCCGTGCGGAATGTGTTCACGGAATTTCTGGCGCAGACAAAACTGATTGATCCAGATGTGGAAACCGCGCTCCATGCCATGAAACCGAAGATCCAAAACGAGGTCTTTCATGAGTGGATCGACGCGATTTGTGCCTGCCTGTACGACCGCAGCCTGAAAACCACGCTGACGCCGATTGTCAGTAAGCTGAGTGATATGCGTATTGTCAACGCGGAACTGGAATTTCTGGTATCCGAACCACGCAAGGAATTCATCATCATGGCAATCCTGGTCATCGGCAATATCCCTGTCATGTACATGCTCAACCGGGACTGGTATCATACCCTGATGTATACAGCAGTGGGACAGATCATTCTTGCGGTGTGCGGGGCGGCCATTTTCATCAGTATGGCATTCGTCATTAAGCTGACCCGACCCATTGAGTACAAACGATAG
- a CDS encoding DUF6133 family protein: MKKFVSKVKNQITGKILMAQSLLRSQHGEGFVDTAIKILMAVVIGALVLAGLYALFGETILPTLKQRIIEMFNYGG, encoded by the coding sequence ATGAAAAAATTCGTATCCAAGGTAAAAAACCAAATCACAGGCAAGATCCTTATGGCACAGTCCCTGCTTCGTTCCCAGCACGGTGAAGGCTTCGTGGACACCGCAATCAAAATCCTGATGGCTGTTGTCATCGGCGCCCTTGTCCTTGCCGGGCTGTATGCTCTGTTCGGTGAAACGATCCTGCCGACCCTGAAACAGCGCATTATTGAAATGTTCAACTATGGGGGCTGA